Proteins encoded within one genomic window of Bacillus sp. F19:
- a CDS encoding DMT family transporter, giving the protein MKNNIKKGMLLGFIGIICFSLTLPATSIAVPYFGATIVGLGRTVIAAIIVSIIFIVKKEKLPNKKQMKSLWIVAIGAVLAFPLLTTFAMKSLPVSHGAIELALLPLATAGFAMWRGGERLSKRYWIASIIGAITVLLYAVYLGLGQLQKGDIALIVAVLILGLSYAEGGKLSKELGSWQVIAWAILIGAPFFVIPVGLSVSFDMLQAPIEAWISLLYLAIVSQFLAYVAWYGGMSLGGIARVGQMQYLQPFLMIGFSVLFLGESITWLTIVLAIIVVMCVIIGKNTPAAKKETHYDNRVLHEKS; this is encoded by the coding sequence ATGAAGAACAATATAAAAAAAGGAATGCTGCTAGGCTTTATTGGTATTATTTGTTTTAGTCTTACATTGCCAGCAACAAGCATCGCTGTACCTTACTTTGGTGCGACAATTGTTGGCTTAGGCAGGACAGTTATCGCAGCAATTATTGTTAGCATTATTTTTATCGTAAAAAAAGAAAAATTACCTAATAAGAAACAAATGAAAAGCTTATGGATTGTAGCTATTGGTGCTGTACTTGCCTTTCCGCTATTAACAACCTTTGCGATGAAATCATTACCTGTATCACACGGAGCAATTGAACTGGCTTTACTGCCGCTTGCGACAGCTGGATTTGCGATGTGGCGTGGAGGTGAGCGACTTTCGAAACGCTATTGGATTGCGAGTATTATTGGTGCGATAACCGTTCTTCTTTATGCCGTGTATTTAGGCTTAGGTCAATTACAAAAAGGCGATATTGCACTAATTGTAGCTGTCTTAATACTTGGATTAAGCTATGCAGAAGGTGGAAAACTGTCAAAAGAGCTTGGAAGTTGGCAAGTAATCGCTTGGGCAATTTTAATCGGCGCTCCGTTTTTTGTGATTCCTGTGGGATTAAGTGTATCCTTTGATATGCTGCAAGCACCTATAGAGGCTTGGATTAGTTTATTATACTTAGCCATTGTGAGCCAATTTTTAGCTTATGTAGCTTGGTATGGCGGGATGTCTTTAGGAGGGATTGCAAGAGTAGGACAGATGCAATATTTACAGCCATTTTTAATGATTGGTTTTTCTGTATTATTCTTAGGGGAATCAATTACATGGCTAACTATTGTCTTAGCTATTATTGTTGTAATGTGTGTGATAATTGGAAAAAATACACCTGCAGCTAAGAAAGAAACACATTATGATAATCGTGTTCTTCATGAAAAAAGTTGA